A window from Bradysia coprophila strain Holo2 chromosome X unlocalized genomic scaffold, BU_Bcop_v1 contig_20, whole genome shotgun sequence encodes these proteins:
- the LOC119068774 gene encoding odorant receptor 82a-like produces MEFLRTQRLCLHLIGFSFKKNESRVLKLYSLLSWTSILFIIIPEAHFVIENLTDIPLATDALCTQFTSMLSLMKIATLYFKKDTFYRIIEQLDNMWRKSSTSDRRILEEGNTIDKRLTLVYLVSSMLVAVLYLLFPIVKGIYDLFTTGAAEWIMPMRSIFIYDISASPNYELTYLWFVQCTGLAVFGSVGVDCLFYGSSLNISSHFKIIQKKARNIKFDQLMIKRNARYTTNRVATEEFFGLIKQHQKILNICEEFEEMYSTILFAQFLTTSAQLCVIAFQLTLPNQQLIMMATFVLFLSAICFQLFTYCHAGSQLTAESLAVAEAIYDSNWYEATPLIRQLIAFFLMRSQKSVIMSSGFYVANLETFNAILSAAGSYIAILQSLSEENN; encoded by the exons atggaatttcttCGGACTCAACGGTTGTGTCTCCACTTAATTGGGTTCAGTTTTAAAAAGAATGAGAGTCGAGTCCTGAAATTGTATTCTTTATTGAGTTGgacatcaattttatttatcattatACCAGAAGCACATTTCGTTATTGAGAATTTGACGGATATACCACTAGCCACAGATGCTTTGTGCACTCAGTTTACAAGTATGTTGTCATTAATGAAGATAGCGACGTTGTATTTTAAGAAGGATACATTTTATCGCATAATTGAACAGTTGGACAATATGTGGCGAAAAA gTTCAACGAGTGACCGTCGTATTTTGGAAGAGGGAAACACGATTGACAAACGTTTAACATTGGTTTATCTCGTTTCATCAATGCTTGTTGCTGTGCTGTATTTGTTGTTCCCTATTGTTAAAGGAATCTATGATCTTTTTACTACTGGCGCAGCAGAATGGATTATGCCTATGCGTTCGAT ATTCATTTACGACATCTCAGCATCGCCTAACTATGAACTTACATACTTATGGTTTGTTCAATGCACGGGTCTGGCCGTATTCGGTTCCGTTGGTGTGGACTGCTTGTTTTACGGCAGTTCATTGAACATTAGCTCACACTTTAAAATCATTCAGAAGAAAGCTAGGAACATCAAGTTCGATCAACTGATGATCAAGCGGAATGCACGATACACTACTAACCGAGTTGCTACAGAAGAGTTCTTCGGCTTAATCAAGCAGcatcaaaaaatcttaaatattTGTGAAGAGTTTGAAGAGATGTATTCGACGATATTGTTCGCCCAATTTTTGACTACATCCGCTCAATTGTGTGTTATTGCATTTCAGTTAACATTG CCTAATCAGCAGCTGATTATGATGGCcactttcgttttatttttatcagcAATTTGTTTTCAACTATTCACCTATTGTCATGCAGGATCACAACTTACAGCCGAA AGCCTAGCAGTTGCCGAAGCAATATATGATAGCAATTGGTACGAAGCGACGCCATTGATAAGGCAATTAATTGCATTCTTCTTAATGAGGTCACAAAAGAGTGTTATAATGTCATCAGGATTTTATGTGGCCAACCTTGAAACATTCAATGCG ATTTTAAGTGCGGCAGGTTCGTACATAGCCATTTTACAATCGTTGTCGGAGGAAAACAACTGA